Proteins from one Phytoactinopolyspora mesophila genomic window:
- the argB gene encoding acetylglutamate kinase encodes MKRFHGKIVVIKYGGNAMVDDKLKRAFADDIVFLRLAGLKPVVVHGGGPQISAMLNKLDIASEFRGGLRVTTPEAMDVVRMVLFGQVGRELVGLVNAHGPFAVGLSGEDAGLFTAERQPAVIDGEEVDIGLVGDVAKVNADAVNDLIDAGRIPVVSSIAPDVDGVVHNVNADTAAAALAVALGAEKLVVLTDVEGLYRDWPNSTDIIKEMTDAELAELVPSLDSGMVPKMRACLRAVQGGVPEATVIDGRQPNSLLLEVFTDEGVGTMVVPS; translated from the coding sequence AGATCGTCGTGATCAAGTACGGCGGCAACGCGATGGTCGACGACAAACTCAAGCGCGCCTTCGCCGACGACATCGTCTTCCTGCGCCTGGCCGGCCTCAAGCCCGTCGTGGTCCACGGCGGGGGGCCACAGATCTCGGCGATGCTGAACAAGCTCGACATCGCCAGCGAGTTCCGCGGCGGGCTGAGGGTCACGACGCCGGAGGCGATGGACGTCGTGCGGATGGTGCTGTTCGGCCAGGTGGGGCGGGAGCTTGTCGGCCTGGTGAACGCCCACGGCCCGTTCGCGGTCGGCCTGTCCGGCGAGGACGCAGGCCTGTTCACCGCCGAACGCCAGCCCGCCGTCATCGACGGGGAAGAGGTGGACATCGGCCTCGTCGGCGACGTCGCCAAGGTGAACGCCGACGCCGTCAACGACCTGATCGACGCCGGGCGCATCCCCGTTGTCTCGTCGATCGCGCCTGACGTCGACGGCGTGGTGCACAACGTCAACGCCGATACCGCCGCCGCGGCCCTGGCCGTAGCCCTGGGAGCGGAGAAGCTCGTCGTCCTGACCGACGTCGAAGGCCTGTACCGCGATTGGCCGAACAGCACGGACATCATCAAGGAGATGACCGACGCCGAGCTGGCCGAACTTGTGCCCAGTCTTGACTCGGGCATGGTGCCGAAGATGCGTGCTTGCCTGCGCGCGGTCCAGGGCGGGGTGCCGGAGGCCACCGTCATCGACGGGCGCCAGCCCAACTCGCTGCTGCTCGAGGTCTTCACCGACGAAGGAGTGGGAACCATGGTGGTGCCGTCATGA
- a CDS encoding acetylornithine transaminase — protein sequence MTTPANTSAQLAEVPGLSGSTESITNGEAWTQRYGQVLMNTFGTPQRVLVRGEGCYVWDADGRRYLDMLGGLAVNALGHAHPLLVSTVTAQLATLGHVSNFFASAPQVALAERLLELLDAGSDASHAGKVFFTNSGTEANEAAFKIARRTGRPKIVAAEGGFHGRTMGALALTGKPSIREPFEPMPAGVEHVPYGDVDALRNAVDTHTAAVILEPVQGEAGVRVAPPGYLAAAREITANHGALLILDEVQTGIGRTGQWFAHHTAQITPDVVTVAKGLGGGLPIGACIGLGAAGDLLGPGSHGTTFGGNPVAAAAGLAVLHAIDRDGLLANVRSVGRHLADGVHRLKHPLITGVRGSGLLLGIGLAEPVAPRFAAVALEAGLIVNPVAPDTVRLAPPLILTTAQADEFLTALPRLLDAARES from the coding sequence ATGACGACACCAGCCAACACATCCGCCCAGCTCGCGGAGGTGCCGGGCCTGTCCGGTTCCACGGAGAGCATCACCAACGGCGAAGCGTGGACGCAGCGTTACGGTCAGGTGCTGATGAACACCTTCGGCACGCCGCAGCGAGTTCTGGTGCGTGGCGAAGGCTGCTATGTGTGGGACGCCGACGGGCGTCGCTACCTCGACATGCTCGGCGGCCTCGCGGTGAACGCGCTCGGGCACGCTCATCCGCTGCTCGTGTCCACGGTGACGGCACAGCTGGCGACCCTCGGGCACGTGTCCAACTTCTTCGCCTCGGCGCCCCAAGTCGCGCTCGCCGAGCGCTTGCTGGAGCTACTTGATGCCGGGTCCGACGCCTCACACGCCGGCAAGGTGTTCTTCACCAACTCCGGCACGGAGGCCAATGAAGCCGCGTTCAAGATCGCGCGGCGCACCGGCCGGCCGAAGATCGTGGCGGCAGAGGGCGGGTTCCATGGTCGCACCATGGGCGCGCTGGCGCTCACCGGTAAGCCCTCGATCCGGGAGCCGTTCGAGCCGATGCCGGCCGGGGTGGAGCACGTCCCGTACGGCGACGTCGACGCGCTGCGGAACGCCGTCGACACCCACACCGCTGCGGTCATCCTCGAACCGGTCCAGGGAGAGGCCGGTGTCCGTGTGGCGCCGCCCGGGTACCTGGCCGCCGCCCGGGAGATCACCGCGAACCACGGCGCATTGCTCATCCTCGACGAGGTGCAGACCGGCATCGGCCGCACCGGCCAGTGGTTCGCCCACCACACCGCGCAGATCACGCCCGACGTCGTCACCGTGGCCAAGGGCCTCGGGGGAGGGCTGCCCATCGGCGCGTGTATCGGGCTCGGGGCGGCGGGCGATCTACTGGGGCCTGGATCCCACGGAACGACGTTCGGTGGCAACCCGGTCGCGGCCGCCGCCGGGCTGGCTGTTCTGCACGCGATCGACCGGGACGGGTTGCTCGCGAATGTGCGCAGCGTAGGCCGCCACCTGGCCGACGGCGTGCACAGGCTGAAACATCCACTGATCACCGGCGTTCGCGGCAGCGGCCTGTTGCTGGGCATCGGCCTGGCGGAACCAGTAGCGCCGAGGTTCGCCGCCGTGGCGCTGGAAGCCGGGCTCATCGTGAACCCGGTCGCGCCGGACACCGTGCGGCTCGCGCCGCCGCTCATCCTCACCACGGCCCAGGCCGACGAGTTTCTCACCGCGCTGCCGAGACTGCTCGACGCTGCCAGGGAGAGCTAA
- the argF gene encoding ornithine carbamoyltransferase, with protein MVRHFLADDDLSPAELTDVLDLADEVKADRFAHRPLEGPRSVAVIFDKHSTRTRVSFSVGIAELGGYPLVIDAQTSQMGRGEPIEDTARVLDRQCAAIVWRTYDQARLEQMAAASTVPVVNALTDLYHPCQLLADLQTVRERKGALAGLTLTYAGDGANNMAHSYLLAGANAGMHVRIAAPQAYAPDAGVLSKAAALAERTGGSVAHVVDPADAFAGADVLATDTWVSMGQEGESADREAPFVPYALTAKAVEIAAPEPVVLHCLPAYRGKEIAADVIDGPASAVWDEAENRLHAQKALLTWLLRQEVERR; from the coding sequence ATGGTCCGGCACTTTCTGGCCGATGACGATCTGTCGCCCGCAGAGCTGACCGATGTCCTCGATCTTGCCGATGAAGTCAAGGCGGACCGGTTCGCGCACCGTCCTCTCGAAGGGCCGCGCTCCGTCGCCGTGATCTTCGACAAGCACTCCACCCGGACCCGGGTGTCGTTCAGTGTCGGTATCGCCGAGCTCGGCGGGTATCCGCTGGTCATCGACGCGCAGACGTCGCAGATGGGGCGGGGCGAGCCCATCGAGGACACCGCCCGCGTGTTGGATCGCCAGTGTGCGGCGATCGTGTGGCGCACCTACGACCAGGCTCGCCTGGAACAGATGGCCGCGGCGTCCACAGTGCCCGTTGTGAACGCGCTGACCGACCTGTACCACCCCTGCCAACTGCTGGCCGACCTGCAGACAGTGCGTGAACGTAAAGGCGCGCTGGCCGGGTTGACCCTGACCTACGCGGGCGACGGTGCCAACAACATGGCGCACTCCTACCTGCTGGCCGGCGCCAACGCGGGCATGCACGTGCGGATCGCTGCCCCGCAGGCCTACGCGCCGGACGCCGGAGTGCTCTCCAAGGCTGCGGCCCTGGCCGAACGGACCGGCGGGTCAGTGGCGCACGTCGTCGATCCCGCCGACGCGTTCGCCGGCGCCGATGTGCTGGCGACGGACACCTGGGTGTCCATGGGGCAGGAAGGGGAGTCCGCGGATCGCGAGGCGCCGTTCGTGCCCTACGCCCTGACGGCGAAGGCCGTAGAGATCGCCGCACCAGAACCGGTTGTCCTGCATTGTCTGCCGGCCTACCGGGGCAAGGAGATCGCCGCCGACGTCATCGACGGCCCGGCTAGCGCGGTGTGGGATGAGGCCGAGAACCGGCTGCACGCACAGAAAGCCCTGCTGACCTGGCTCCTCCGGCAGGAGGTGGAACGACGATGA
- a CDS encoding arginine repressor — translation MTPPTTRAARHAQISEILAQHPVRSQTELAERLAGSGIEVTQGTLSRDLDELGAVKIRNSQGWLVYALPSEGGDPTPRAAEEGAVDARLIRVCEEILTSARSSANLVVLRTPPGAAQYLASAIDHAARPELLGTIAGDDTVLVISADPAGGEQVAQWFLGLAEGRVPDVAPGFAPDDGSSGPSSSAFAAADPTDVNSPFPD, via the coding sequence ATGACCCCGCCGACGACGCGCGCCGCGCGGCACGCCCAGATCTCCGAGATCCTGGCCCAGCATCCGGTCCGGTCGCAGACTGAACTGGCCGAGCGGCTCGCTGGCAGCGGCATCGAGGTCACCCAGGGCACCCTGTCGCGGGACCTCGACGAGCTGGGCGCGGTCAAGATACGCAACTCGCAGGGTTGGCTGGTCTACGCGTTGCCGTCGGAGGGCGGCGACCCGACGCCGCGGGCGGCCGAGGAAGGAGCCGTCGACGCCCGGCTGATCCGGGTCTGCGAGGAGATCCTGACCTCGGCGCGCAGCTCAGCCAACCTCGTCGTCCTGCGGACCCCGCCCGGCGCCGCGCAGTACCTGGCCTCCGCCATCGACCACGCGGCCCGCCCCGAACTGCTCGGCACCATCGCCGGCGACGATACTGTGCTGGTCATCAGTGCGGACCCAGCCGGCGGAGAGCAGGTCGCGCAGTGGTTCCTCGGTCTGGCCGAAGGGCGTGTTCCCGACGTCGCGCCGGGTTTCGCGCCGGATGACGGGTCGAGCGGGCCGTCGTCGTCGGCGTTCGCAGCCGCTGATCCCACCGACGTGAATTCACCATTCCCAGACTGA
- a CDS encoding argininosuccinate synthase — protein sequence MSATSERIVLAYSGGLDTSVAIGWIAEATGAEVIAVAVDVGQGGEDLDTIRKRAMACGAVEAYVADARDEFADEYCLPALKANALYMDRYPLVSALSRPVIVKHLVEAARLHGATTVGHGCTGKGNDQVRFEVGITALAPDLKCIAPVRDLALTRDKAIEYAEKHELPIETTKTNPFSIDQNVWGRAVETGFLEDIWNPPTEAVYSYTANPATPRDPDEVVITFDAGRPVAIDGETVTMLQAIELLNQRAGAQGVGRLDMVEDRLVGIKSREVYEAPGALALITAHQELENVTVERELARFKRTVDQRWGELVYDGQWSSPLKKALDGFIDEANAHVSGEVRMTLHGGRAVVTGRRSEQSLYDFGLATYDTGDTFDQSHAKGFIELFGMSTKLAAVRDQKHA from the coding sequence ATGTCTGCCACATCCGAGCGGATCGTTCTCGCATACTCCGGAGGTCTCGACACCTCCGTCGCCATCGGCTGGATCGCCGAGGCCACTGGCGCGGAGGTGATCGCCGTCGCCGTCGATGTCGGCCAGGGCGGCGAAGACCTCGACACCATCCGCAAACGGGCGATGGCCTGTGGCGCGGTCGAGGCCTACGTCGCCGACGCTCGCGACGAGTTCGCCGATGAGTACTGCCTGCCGGCGCTCAAGGCGAACGCCCTGTACATGGACCGCTACCCGCTGGTGTCCGCGTTGTCCCGGCCGGTGATCGTCAAGCATCTGGTGGAGGCAGCGCGCCTGCACGGAGCGACAACGGTCGGGCACGGCTGCACCGGCAAGGGCAACGACCAGGTGCGTTTCGAGGTCGGCATCACCGCGCTCGCTCCGGACCTGAAATGCATCGCGCCGGTGCGTGATCTCGCGCTGACCCGCGACAAGGCGATCGAGTACGCCGAGAAGCACGAGCTGCCGATCGAGACCACCAAGACGAACCCGTTCTCGATCGACCAGAACGTGTGGGGCCGCGCCGTCGAGACCGGCTTCCTCGAGGACATCTGGAATCCGCCGACGGAAGCGGTGTACAGCTATACGGCCAACCCGGCGACGCCGCGCGATCCCGACGAGGTCGTCATCACCTTCGACGCCGGCCGCCCGGTCGCCATCGACGGCGAGACCGTCACCATGCTGCAGGCGATCGAACTGCTCAACCAGCGGGCCGGCGCTCAGGGCGTCGGTCGGCTGGACATGGTGGAGGACCGGCTGGTGGGGATCAAGAGCCGCGAGGTCTACGAGGCGCCGGGTGCGCTCGCGCTGATCACCGCGCACCAGGAGCTGGAGAACGTCACCGTCGAGCGGGAGCTGGCGCGGTTCAAGCGGACCGTCGACCAGCGGTGGGGCGAGCTCGTGTATGACGGGCAGTGGTCGTCGCCGCTGAAGAAGGCGCTGGACGGGTTCATCGATGAGGCCAACGCGCATGTGTCCGGCGAGGTCCGGATGACGCTTCACGGCGGCCGCGCCGTCGTCACGGGGCGGCGCTCCGAGCAGAGCTTGTACGATTTCGGGCTGGCCACCTACGACACCGGCGACACGTTCGACCAGTCCCACGCCAAGGGGTTCATCGAGCTGTTCGGCATGTCGACTAAGCTCGCCGCCGTTCGCGACCAGAAGCACGCCTAA
- the argH gene encoding argininosuccinate lyase, translating into MSEAEQPGQSDETVSLWGGRFGGGPADALAALSKSTQFDWRLAGQDIAGSKAHANVLHRAGLLSDDELAGMIRGLNRLAADVASGDFEPAPDDEDVHTALERGLIERVGPDLGGKLRAGRSRNDQIATLPRMYLRDAARGIAGQVLDLVDALAGHADQHLGVAMPGRTHLQHAQPVLLSHHLLAHAWPLLRDVDRLRDWDRRTDQSPYGSGALAGSSLGLDPEYVAHELGFSGAVENSIDGTASRDFIAEMTFVLAMIGIDVSRLAEEVILWATKEFSFVELDDAWATGSSIMPQKKNPDVAELARGKAGRLVGNLSGLMTTLKALPLAYNRDLQEDKEPVFDSVDSLALLLPAFTGMIATLRFNTERLEELAPQGFSLATDVAEWLVRQGVTFREAHEIAGSCVRVCEERGIELWDLSDDDLAAVSEHLTPAVREVLSVPGALASRSAKGGTAPDRVRDQLVEIRAESAAARGFATPVRPAD; encoded by the coding sequence ATGTCTGAGGCGGAGCAGCCAGGGCAGTCGGACGAGACGGTGAGCCTGTGGGGCGGGCGCTTCGGCGGCGGCCCCGCCGACGCGCTGGCCGCGCTGTCGAAATCCACCCAGTTCGACTGGCGGCTGGCGGGCCAAGATATCGCCGGCTCGAAGGCGCACGCGAACGTCCTGCACCGGGCCGGGCTACTGAGCGACGACGAGCTCGCCGGTATGATCCGCGGCCTCAACCGGCTAGCCGCCGACGTCGCATCCGGTGATTTCGAGCCGGCGCCTGATGACGAGGACGTGCACACCGCCCTCGAACGCGGCTTGATCGAACGCGTCGGCCCGGATCTTGGTGGCAAACTGCGCGCCGGGCGCTCCCGCAACGACCAGATCGCCACTCTGCCCCGGATGTACCTGCGGGACGCGGCCCGTGGCATCGCCGGACAGGTGCTCGACCTCGTCGATGCCCTCGCGGGACATGCCGACCAGCACCTCGGGGTCGCGATGCCCGGCCGTACCCACCTGCAGCACGCGCAGCCGGTGCTGCTCTCACACCACCTCCTGGCCCACGCATGGCCGCTGTTGCGCGACGTGGACCGGTTGCGGGACTGGGATCGTCGCACCGACCAGTCGCCGTACGGGTCCGGGGCACTCGCGGGTTCGTCGCTCGGGTTGGACCCGGAATACGTCGCACACGAGCTCGGCTTCTCCGGGGCGGTAGAGAACTCGATCGACGGGACGGCGTCGCGTGACTTCATCGCCGAGATGACGTTCGTGCTGGCCATGATCGGTATTGACGTCTCGCGGCTGGCCGAGGAGGTCATCTTGTGGGCGACCAAGGAGTTCTCCTTCGTCGAGCTCGACGACGCCTGGGCCACCGGCTCGTCGATCATGCCGCAGAAGAAGAACCCCGACGTCGCCGAGCTGGCGCGGGGCAAGGCGGGACGGCTCGTCGGGAACCTCTCCGGGCTGATGACGACGCTGAAGGCGCTGCCGCTGGCGTACAACCGGGACCTGCAGGAAGACAAGGAGCCGGTGTTCGACTCGGTGGATTCGCTGGCGCTGCTGTTGCCGGCGTTCACCGGGATGATCGCAACACTCCGGTTCAACACCGAACGCCTGGAGGAGCTGGCGCCGCAGGGATTCTCGCTGGCCACGGACGTGGCGGAGTGGCTGGTGCGGCAGGGCGTGACGTTCCGCGAGGCACACGAGATCGCCGGTTCCTGCGTCCGGGTCTGTGAGGAACGCGGGATCGAGTTGTGGGATCTGAGCGACGACGACCTCGCGGCCGTGTCGGAACACCTCACTCCGGCCGTCCGCGAGGTACTCAGCGTGCCCGGCGCGCTGGCGTCCCGGTCGGCGAAGGGTGGCACTGCTCCGGACCGGGTCCGCGACCAGCTCGTGGAGATCCGTGCCGAATCCGCCGCTGCCCGCGGCTTCGCCACTCCCGTGCGTCCTGCGGACTGA
- a CDS encoding cytochrome d ubiquinol oxidase subunit II, with protein sequence MQDATESARSARAVQISGAGPSLLPYLSWLLLSVVVGVALAAPLLLLAQDGRDDVSLVAALWQPERRPLAIGALVAVSLTVVVLIGFMRALPRALTRHEIVVDDGGLEIAARPKWWYRGKAAHIGWDDVQVVSAESIGLPDGSDTGRLARRALHFYLHRVIPGLPAFAGLEAVDEADVHIEGVRVPSYRLRIGDLTPYAHDEVHQLATAIDAVRPDLFYTGTRAAQWYTPTEHLAPGARLWRSASPSAPSPHPSDSPGPGLDGRVPDIQRPAGAVWLNYGHPHWEIAGGVVVLAGVLAGSIYLVNNPFGWDNVPAALLALVVIVPLFFCCLVLPAVLWLYPRLTAAVGIRVAFDGLVIVRKRRWRWAATVSTTVPWNQIQAIVTRGGRTATDPVGAKQRFVDLYLHPGLDEAYDVPGVGLDLTVSQPREPDSAGTAQLVTFPAVRVRLPYRHDREAAGRQRWEEAVRRGPETLTSPRHQLRPALLAFRPQLCHGFEDLWSGLPR encoded by the coding sequence GTGCAGGACGCAACGGAGAGCGCACGATCGGCACGCGCCGTACAGATCAGCGGTGCGGGACCGAGCCTGCTGCCGTATCTGAGCTGGCTGCTGCTCTCCGTCGTGGTAGGTGTGGCGCTGGCGGCGCCGTTGTTACTCCTGGCCCAGGACGGTCGCGACGACGTCAGCCTGGTTGCCGCCCTGTGGCAGCCGGAGCGGCGGCCGCTGGCGATCGGCGCACTGGTGGCTGTCTCCCTCACGGTCGTGGTGCTGATTGGCTTTATGCGGGCGTTGCCGCGCGCGTTGACCCGTCACGAGATCGTCGTCGACGACGGCGGCCTGGAGATCGCGGCGCGGCCTAAGTGGTGGTACCGGGGTAAGGCCGCACACATCGGGTGGGACGACGTACAGGTCGTCAGCGCCGAGTCCATCGGACTGCCCGACGGCAGCGACACGGGCCGCCTCGCCAGGCGTGCACTGCACTTTTATCTGCACCGTGTCATCCCGGGGTTGCCGGCGTTCGCCGGGCTCGAAGCGGTCGACGAGGCAGACGTCCACATCGAGGGGGTGCGTGTCCCGTCGTACCGGCTGCGCATCGGAGATCTGACGCCATACGCGCACGACGAAGTGCACCAGCTCGCAACAGCCATCGACGCGGTACGCCCGGACCTGTTCTACACCGGGACCCGGGCGGCTCAGTGGTACACGCCCACGGAACACCTGGCACCTGGAGCCCGGCTCTGGCGGTCGGCGTCGCCGTCGGCCCCGTCGCCGCACCCGAGCGACTCGCCCGGGCCGGGCCTGGACGGGCGGGTGCCGGACATCCAGCGACCGGCCGGTGCCGTCTGGTTGAACTACGGTCACCCGCACTGGGAGATCGCCGGTGGGGTGGTGGTGCTGGCCGGAGTTCTGGCGGGGTCGATCTACCTGGTGAACAACCCGTTCGGCTGGGACAACGTGCCGGCCGCGCTTCTGGCCCTGGTGGTGATCGTGCCGCTGTTCTTCTGCTGTCTGGTGCTGCCCGCGGTGCTGTGGCTGTATCCGCGTCTGACGGCCGCCGTCGGAATCCGGGTGGCGTTCGACGGGCTGGTCATCGTCCGCAAACGCCGGTGGCGCTGGGCGGCAACCGTGTCCACCACGGTGCCGTGGAACCAGATACAGGCGATCGTGACCCGCGGCGGCCGCACCGCCACCGACCCGGTGGGTGCGAAGCAGCGGTTCGTCGACCTGTATCTGCATCCCGGGCTGGACGAGGCGTACGACGTTCCAGGCGTGGGCCTCGATCTCACGGTGTCGCAGCCGCGGGAGCCGGACTCGGCCGGCACTGCCCAGTTGGTCACGTTCCCGGCCGTCCGGGTGCGACTACCGTACCGGCACGACCGGGAAGCAGCCGGGCGCCAGCGCTGGGAAGAGGCGGTGCGGCGCGGGCCGGAGACCTTGACGTCGCCGCGGCATCAGCTCCGGCCTGCGCTGCTCGCGTTTCGCCCGCAGCTGTGTCACGGCTTCGAGGACCTGTGGAGCGGCCTGCCTCGTTGA
- a CDS encoding VOC family protein, translating into METVTGIGGVFFRARNPESLSRWYAEHLGVRQPPQTYDDDPWRQEAGPTVFAPMGADSPHFGRDGQQWSLNFRVADLDAMVAQLRAADIEVTLHEEEYPNGRFAELADPEGNPIQLWQPTGREAG; encoded by the coding sequence ATGGAAACTGTCACAGGAATCGGCGGCGTCTTCTTCCGCGCCCGCAACCCTGAATCGTTGAGCCGTTGGTACGCCGAGCACCTCGGCGTGCGTCAACCACCGCAGACCTACGACGACGACCCGTGGCGGCAGGAGGCAGGGCCCACGGTGTTTGCGCCGATGGGGGCCGACTCTCCGCATTTCGGGCGGGACGGACAGCAGTGGTCACTCAACTTCCGGGTCGCTGACCTGGATGCGATGGTGGCGCAGCTGCGTGCGGCGGATATCGAGGTCACGTTGCATGAGGAGGAGTACCCGAACGGCCGTTTCGCCGAACTGGCCGACCCCGAGGGCAACCCCATCCAGTTGTGGCAGCCGACTGGCAGAGAGGCCGGCTGA
- a CDS encoding O-methyltransferase, protein MSRWMDDGVEDYLTGLAETEHDDDVLTQMEALADENGFPIVGRASGRYLEMAARSIGARRVMELGSGYGYSAYWFARAVGPSGSVVCTEGDAGNARRAEDYLSQAGLWDRVRYRVGDALEGFAAEDGEFDVVYCDVDKDGYPDCWLAARERIRVGGLWLCDNVLWHGHVATGTDRDELPAWTRGWTAKIQEHNRLVAEDERYVASIVPIRDGIMAALRVR, encoded by the coding sequence ATGAGTCGTTGGATGGATGACGGGGTAGAGGACTACCTCACTGGCTTGGCAGAAACCGAACACGACGACGACGTGCTGACCCAGATGGAGGCTCTGGCCGACGAGAATGGCTTCCCGATCGTAGGGCGGGCATCCGGCCGCTATCTCGAGATGGCTGCCCGGTCGATCGGCGCTCGCCGGGTGATGGAGCTCGGCTCGGGGTATGGGTATTCGGCGTACTGGTTCGCTCGGGCCGTCGGGCCGTCGGGATCCGTCGTGTGCACTGAGGGCGACGCCGGCAACGCCAGGCGGGCCGAGGACTACCTGAGCCAAGCCGGGCTCTGGGACCGGGTCCGTTACAGGGTGGGCGACGCGTTGGAAGGCTTCGCCGCCGAGGACGGCGAATTCGACGTCGTGTACTGCGACGTCGACAAGGACGGCTACCCCGACTGCTGGCTCGCCGCGCGGGAGCGGATCCGCGTCGGCGGGTTGTGGTTGTGCGACAACGTGCTCTGGCACGGCCATGTCGCCACCGGCACGGATCGCGATGAGCTGCCAGCGTGGACCCGCGGCTGGACGGCGAAGATCCAGGAACACAATCGCCTCGTCGCCGAGGACGAGCGGTATGTCGCCAGCATCGTGCCAATCCGCGACGGCATCATGGCGGCACTGCGCGTGCGGTGA
- a CDS encoding DNA polymerase IV has translation MARWVLHVDLDQFIAAVEVLRRPELRGRPVVVGGDGDPTKRGVVSTASYEAREYGVHSGLPLRTAAKRCPDAVFLAVDRDAYEAVSAEVMTVLREFGVVEVLGWDEAFIGIDDDAPESTARRIQQRVREATELDCSVGIGQNRLHAKLATGYGKPAGVFRLTYQTWFDVLGEQPTHAVWGIGGKTARKLADAGIDTVRQLAAADADELAALFGPKTGPWLVQLGQGRAGSRVTDAPHVARSRGREVTFQENITDWDAVRTQVVRLAHQVAADIAGEQRPAARVVVKVRYAPFFTETHSRALTPPSSTADAVEKAALTALERFTDRRPVRLLGVRAEFAR, from the coding sequence ATGGCGCGCTGGGTGCTGCACGTTGATCTCGACCAGTTCATCGCCGCCGTCGAAGTGTTGCGGCGGCCGGAACTACGCGGCCGGCCGGTCGTCGTCGGGGGCGACGGCGACCCCACCAAGCGTGGCGTCGTCAGCACGGCCTCCTACGAGGCGCGCGAGTACGGAGTGCACTCTGGCCTCCCGCTACGCACCGCGGCGAAGCGATGCCCCGACGCCGTGTTCCTGGCCGTCGACCGCGACGCGTACGAGGCGGTCTCCGCCGAGGTGATGACCGTGCTCCGGGAGTTCGGCGTCGTTGAAGTGCTGGGCTGGGACGAAGCCTTCATCGGCATCGACGACGACGCTCCGGAGTCCACGGCCCGCAGGATCCAGCAGCGCGTACGCGAAGCGACGGAACTCGACTGCAGCGTCGGCATCGGTCAGAACAGGCTGCACGCGAAACTCGCGACCGGTTATGGCAAGCCGGCCGGGGTGTTCCGGCTGACCTATCAGACCTGGTTCGACGTGCTGGGTGAACAACCGACGCATGCCGTCTGGGGAATCGGCGGAAAGACGGCCCGGAAGCTCGCGGACGCGGGAATCGACACGGTCCGGCAGCTGGCGGCGGCCGATGCCGACGAGTTGGCCGCCCTGTTCGGGCCGAAGACCGGGCCGTGGCTGGTGCAACTCGGCCAGGGCCGGGCGGGCTCACGGGTCACCGACGCGCCGCACGTCGCCCGCTCGCGCGGCCGCGAAGTGACCTTCCAGGAGAACATCACCGATTGGGACGCGGTCCGCACCCAGGTCGTCCGGCTGGCACATCAGGTGGCCGCTGACATCGCGGGGGAACAGCGTCCGGCGGCCCGCGTCGTTGTCAAGGTTCGCTACGCACCGTTCTTCACCGAGACGCACAGCCGGGCACTGACCCCACCGTCGTCCACAGCTGATGCGGTCGAGAAGGCGGCGCTCACGGCACTGGAACGGTTTACCGACCGACGGCCGGTGCGGCTGCTGGGCGTACGTGCGGAGTTCGCTCGTTGA
- a CDS encoding IclR family transcriptional regulator domain-containing protein produces MAGERSEQPSDLIRSVSRALRLLEVVGASPAPLTVKAIARRSSLNLSTAYHLVRTLTYEGYLERLPDGRYFLGHAVAHRFHDLCGSLGHRPGAHSVLIHLSATTGHSAYLGRLVSGQVVIVDLVEGPNSPYLEDLEVGLSAAAHATAVGKALLMSLPRRTRLRYLTENGMPPFTSRTPTEPDQLERELAGVRAGEPVEEHGQFRDDVACVAALVPTQAHAEDAPWAVVVSTRGETIPAEVPRQAALAAADLSTGT; encoded by the coding sequence GTGGCAGGTGAACGATCCGAACAGCCGAGCGACCTCATCCGGAGCGTCTCGCGCGCGCTGCGGCTGCTCGAAGTGGTCGGGGCGAGTCCGGCTCCGCTGACGGTGAAAGCCATCGCGCGACGATCCTCGCTGAACCTCTCCACCGCCTATCACCTGGTCCGGACCTTGACGTACGAAGGCTATCTGGAACGTCTACCGGACGGGCGCTACTTCCTCGGCCATGCCGTAGCCCACCGCTTTCACGACCTCTGCGGTTCGCTGGGCCACCGTCCCGGCGCACACAGCGTGCTCATTCACCTCTCGGCCACAACCGGTCACTCCGCGTATCTCGGACGGCTGGTCTCGGGACAGGTAGTCATCGTCGACCTCGTGGAAGGCCCGAACTCCCCGTATCTCGAAGACCTCGAAGTGGGGCTGTCCGCTGCCGCGCACGCCACGGCCGTCGGCAAAGCGCTACTCATGTCCCTGCCTCGGCGTACCCGATTGCGTTACCTCACCGAGAACGGAATGCCACCGTTCACCTCCAGAACACCCACCGAACCCGACCAACTCGAACGGGAGCTCGCCGGTGTACGGGCCGGCGAGCCGGTGGAGGAACACGGCCAGTTCCGCGACGACGTCGCCTGCGTCGCCGCACTGGTGCCGACACAGGCTCACGCCGAAGATGCCCCGTGGGCCGTCGTCGTATCCACCCGCGGCGAAACGATCCCCGCCGAGGTTCCCCGGCAGGCGGCGTTGGCCGCGGCCGATCTCAGCACGGGCACCTGA